The Arachis hypogaea cultivar Tifrunner chromosome 16, arahy.Tifrunner.gnm2.J5K5, whole genome shotgun sequence genome contains a region encoding:
- the LOC112756342 gene encoding calcium-transporting ATPase 3, plasma membrane-type isoform X3 translates to MTVVEAYIGRNKLHPPDDSSKLNPEVLSLINEGIAQNTTGNVFVPKEGGEAEISGSPTEKAILSWAVKLGMNFSLLRSNTIVLHVFPFNSEKKRGGLWSTYTLERRALDHEGFVAEGPNMNVAFVTKEKELIMPHFDKILSGCTAKRVLTLAEKLLSKGKLRGIRMKHVTVEEGKSAAEMMLIGSGVLVCPVVQWDEQVIRDGRYWSFYGHPRN, encoded by the exons ATGACTGTAGTTGAGGCATATATTGGAAGGAACAAATTACATCCACCAGATGACTCATCAAAGTTAAATCCGGAAGTTTTATCCTTGATAAACGAGGGCATTGCCCAGAATACTACTGGAAATGTTTTTGTGCCTAAG GAAGGGGGAGAGGCAGAGATTTCAGGATCTCCTACAGAGAAGGCAATTCTTTCATGGGCAGTAAAA TTGGGTATGAATTTCAGTCTTCTCAGATCAAATACGATAGTTCTCCATGTCTTCCCCTTTAATTCCGAGAAAAAAAGAG GAGGGCTCTGGAGTACATACACATTGGAAAGGAGGGCTCTTGATCACGAGGGATTTGTTGCTGAGGGGCCTAATATGAATGTGGCTTTTGTGACTAAAGAGAAGGAGCTTATAATGCCCCACTTCGATAAAATTCTTAGTGGCTGCACAGCTAAGAGGGTTTTGACGCTTGCTGAGAAGTTGTTGAGCAAGGGTAAGCTTCGTGGGATAAGGATGAAACATGTGACTGTTGAGGAAGGAAAGAGTGCCGCTGAAATGATGCTTATTGGCAGTGGCGTCCTTGTTTGCCCTGTAGTGCAGTGGGACGAGCAAGTTATTAGAGATG GCAGATATTGGTCTTTCTATGGGCATCCAAGGAACTGA
- the LOC112756342 gene encoding calcium-transporting ATPase 9, plasma membrane-type isoform X2 — MTVVEAYIGRNKLHPPDDSSKLNPEVLSLINEGIAQNTTGNVFVPKEGGEAEISGSPTEKAILSWAVKLGMNFSLLRSNTIVLHVFPFNSEKKRGGLWSTYTLERRALDHEGFVAEGPNMNVAFVTKEKELIMPHFDKILSGCTAKRVLTLAEKLLSKGKLRGIRMKHVTVEEGKSAAEMMLIGSGVLVCPVVQWDEQVIRDDIGLSMGIQGTEVAKESSDIIILDDNFASVVKA, encoded by the exons ATGACTGTAGTTGAGGCATATATTGGAAGGAACAAATTACATCCACCAGATGACTCATCAAAGTTAAATCCGGAAGTTTTATCCTTGATAAACGAGGGCATTGCCCAGAATACTACTGGAAATGTTTTTGTGCCTAAG GAAGGGGGAGAGGCAGAGATTTCAGGATCTCCTACAGAGAAGGCAATTCTTTCATGGGCAGTAAAA TTGGGTATGAATTTCAGTCTTCTCAGATCAAATACGATAGTTCTCCATGTCTTCCCCTTTAATTCCGAGAAAAAAAGAG GAGGGCTCTGGAGTACATACACATTGGAAAGGAGGGCTCTTGATCACGAGGGATTTGTTGCTGAGGGGCCTAATATGAATGTGGCTTTTGTGACTAAAGAGAAGGAGCTTATAATGCCCCACTTCGATAAAATTCTTAGTGGCTGCACAGCTAAGAGGGTTTTGACGCTTGCTGAGAAGTTGTTGAGCAAGGGTAAGCTTCGTGGGATAAGGATGAAACATGTGACTGTTGAGGAAGGAAAGAGTGCCGCTGAAATGATGCTTATTGGCAGTGGCGTCCTTGTTTGCCCTGTAGTGCAGTGGGACGAGCAAGTTATTAGAGATG ATATTGGTCTTTCTATGGGCATCCAAGGAACTGAAGTTGCAAAAGAAAGCTCAGATATTATAATCCTGGATGATAACTTTGCCTCAGTAGTAAAG GCATAA
- the LOC112756342 gene encoding calcium-transporting ATPase 9, plasma membrane-type isoform X1, which produces MTVVEAYIGRNKLHPPDDSSKLNPEVLSLINEGIAQNTTGNVFVPKEGGEAEISGSPTEKAILSWAVKLGMNFSLLRSNTIVLHVFPFNSEKKRGGLWSTYTLERRALDHEGFVAEGPNMNVAFVTKEKELIMPHFDKILSGCTAKRVLTLAEKLLSKGKLRGIRMKHVTVEEGKSAAEMMLIGSGVLVCPVVQWDEQVIRDDIGLSMGIQGTEVAKESSDIIILDDNFASVVKVSVLFIGLNIYYI; this is translated from the exons ATGACTGTAGTTGAGGCATATATTGGAAGGAACAAATTACATCCACCAGATGACTCATCAAAGTTAAATCCGGAAGTTTTATCCTTGATAAACGAGGGCATTGCCCAGAATACTACTGGAAATGTTTTTGTGCCTAAG GAAGGGGGAGAGGCAGAGATTTCAGGATCTCCTACAGAGAAGGCAATTCTTTCATGGGCAGTAAAA TTGGGTATGAATTTCAGTCTTCTCAGATCAAATACGATAGTTCTCCATGTCTTCCCCTTTAATTCCGAGAAAAAAAGAG GAGGGCTCTGGAGTACATACACATTGGAAAGGAGGGCTCTTGATCACGAGGGATTTGTTGCTGAGGGGCCTAATATGAATGTGGCTTTTGTGACTAAAGAGAAGGAGCTTATAATGCCCCACTTCGATAAAATTCTTAGTGGCTGCACAGCTAAGAGGGTTTTGACGCTTGCTGAGAAGTTGTTGAGCAAGGGTAAGCTTCGTGGGATAAGGATGAAACATGTGACTGTTGAGGAAGGAAAGAGTGCCGCTGAAATGATGCTTATTGGCAGTGGCGTCCTTGTTTGCCCTGTAGTGCAGTGGGACGAGCAAGTTATTAGAGATG ATATTGGTCTTTCTATGGGCATCCAAGGAACTGAAGTTGCAAAAGAAAGCTCAGATATTATAATCCTGGATGATAACTTTGCCTCAGTAGTAAAGGTAAGTGTTTTATTTATTGGATTGAACATCTATTATATATAA